In Chengkuizengella sediminis, one DNA window encodes the following:
- a CDS encoding N-acetylmuramoyl-L-alanine amidase, which translates to MRPQGLLFHTTNNWKKSSNAEMHAIYLKSEQSGVTGWHVTVDADQAIQHIPFKENTWHAGDGSQGHYNRHWIGMEICTDKVTRNEKLDDKTYQNAVETAAAIVRQFNFTRDQVQPHHVVKGKNCSWDKHFDRDQFREDVFALLEMDEMGKFKDISEERWSVDAIEEVVEEGLMVGFDDGTFRPTEPVTREQLAVILTRWKGGN; encoded by the coding sequence ATGAGACCACAGGGTTTATTGTTCCATACTACAAACAACTGGAAAAAGAGTTCTAATGCAGAAATGCATGCTATATATTTAAAAAGTGAGCAGAGTGGCGTAACAGGTTGGCATGTCACCGTTGACGCAGATCAAGCGATTCAACATATCCCCTTCAAAGAAAATACATGGCATGCAGGGGACGGTTCACAAGGACATTATAACCGTCATTGGATTGGGATGGAGATATGTACGGATAAGGTAACACGAAATGAAAAGTTAGATGATAAAACCTATCAGAATGCGGTTGAAACTGCTGCTGCAATAGTTAGACAGTTTAATTTTACTAGAGATCAAGTTCAGCCTCATCACGTTGTAAAGGGAAAAAATTGTTCTTGGGATAAACATTTTGATAGAGATCAGTTTAGAGAGGATGTGTTTGCACTACTGGAGATGGATGAAATGGGGAAATTTAAAGATATTTCAGAAGAAAGATGGAGTGTTGACGCAATAGAAGAAGTAGTAGAAGAAGGTTTAATGGTAGGTTTTGATGATGGTACTTTCAGACCTACAGAACCCGTTACACGTGAACAGTTAGCCGTGATATTAACTAGATGGAAGGGTGGGAATTAA